One Phoenix dactylifera cultivar Barhee BC4 chromosome 8, palm_55x_up_171113_PBpolish2nd_filt_p, whole genome shotgun sequence genomic window carries:
- the LOC120111613 gene encoding glucan endo-1,3-beta-glucosidase 11-like isoform X2 yields MPASIFSRSRMIPIFLLFNLFYSEFGFLQLGSTLGINYGQVANNLPPPEQVVTLLNSLSITKTRIYDTNPQVLTAFANSGIDLVVTVPNEVVPQVTDPQQALQWVMTNIKPYFPATRISGIAVGNEVFTSDDTALASNLVPAMHSLHAALVQLGLDSYVHISTANSLGVLQNSYPPSFGSFRPELANLLLPFLQFLAETNSPFWINAYPYFAYKGDPDGVPLDYVLLNPNQGMVDPYTKLHYDNMLYAQVDAVIFAMSRMGYGGLEVRVSETGWPSKGDPDEIGANVENARAHNRNLLLRQMRNQGTPLRPDRRLEVYLFALFNEDMKPGPTSERNYGLYQPDGTMAYNVGLGKLTSAASVNLISSATRETGKELGSSWKMGRS; encoded by the exons atgCCTGCATCAATCTTTTCCAGATCAAGGATGATTCCTATCTTCCTTCTGTTTAATCTTTTCTACTCAG AATTTGGCTTCCTTCAGCTTGGTTCAACTCTGGGCATCAACTATGGTCAAGTAGCCAACAATCTACCACCTCCAGAGCAGGTGGTTACCCTCTTGAATTCCCTCAGTATCACCAAGACAAGGATCTACGACACCAACCCGCAAGTTCTAACCGCATTTGCAAACTCTGGGATCGATCTCGTTGTGACCGTACCAAATGAAGTAGTTCCCCAAGTCACCGATCCCCAACAAGCCCTGCAGTGGGTCATGACCAACATCAAGCCTTACTTCCCTGCCACAAGAATCTCCGGGATCGCAGTAGGCAACGAGGTTTTCACAAGCGACGACACGGCCCTCGCGTCAAACCTCGTCCCCGCGATGCATAGCCTCCATGCAGCCCTTGTTCAGCTCGGCCTCGACTCCTACGTTCACATTTCGACTGCAAACTCGCTAGGCGTGCTTCAGAACTCCTACCCTCCGTCATTCGGGTCATTCCGTCCAGAACTTGCCAACCTACTGCTGCCATTCCTTCAGTTCTTGGCAGAGACCAACTCACCATTTTGGATCAATGCATACCCATACTTTGCCTACAAGGGTGACCCAGATGGAGTTCCTCTAGATTACGTTCTGCTTAACCCTAACCAAGGGATGGTGGACCCTTACACAAAGCTACACTATGACAACATGCTCTATGCCCAAGTCGATGCAGTGATCTTCGCCATGTCTCGGATGGGTTATGGTGGTCTGGAGGTCAGGGTGTCGGAGACGGGGTGGCCTTCCAAGGGGGACCCGGATGAGATTGGTGCCAACGTCGAGAATGCTAGGGCTCACAATAGGAACTTGTTGCTGAGGCAAATGAGGAACCAAGGAACTCCCTTGAGGCCCGATCGGAGGTTGGAGGTCTACTTGTTCGCATTGTTTAACGAGGACATGAAGCCCGGACCGACGTCGGAGAGGAACTACGGGCTGTACCAGCCCGATGGGACCATGGCCTACAACGTAGGACTTGGTAAACTGACGTCTGCTGCGTCGGTGAACCTCATTTCATCTGCTACTCGG GAGACCGGGAAGGAACTTGGCAGCTCGTG GAAAATGGGCAGGTCATGA
- the LOC120111732 gene encoding VQ motif-containing protein 10-like, protein MSRKGVEAAGVRVTVIETKFVKTDAAHFKSVVQSLTGKESTVTAVVPERPRAIRGTAKLVEEINCGWRGGRQEELAQETMVVDKFEEMVAVEPCLEELYQLWTY, encoded by the coding sequence ATGTCGAGGAAAGGAGTGGAGGCTGCCGGCGTGAGGGTGACAGTCATCGAGACGAAGTTTGTGAAGACGGATGCCGCCCATTTCAAGTCGGTCGTGCAAAGCCTCACCGGGAAGGAGTCGACGGTGACTGCCGTGGTGCCGGAGAGGCCGCGTGCCATTAGAGGGACGGCAAAATTGGTGGAGGAGATTAATTGCGGATGGCGAGGAGGACGGCAAGAGGAATTAGCGCAGGAGACGATGGTGGTGGACAAGTTTGAGGAAATGGTGGCTGTGGAGCCTTGCCTAGAAGAATTGTATCAGTTGTGGACTTACTGA
- the LOC120111613 gene encoding glucan endo-1,3-beta-glucosidase 11-like isoform X1, whose amino-acid sequence MPASIFSRSRMIPIFLLFNLFYSEFGFLQLGSTLGINYGQVANNLPPPEQVVTLLNSLSITKTRIYDTNPQVLTAFANSGIDLVVTVPNEVVPQVTDPQQALQWVMTNIKPYFPATRISGIAVGNEVFTSDDTALASNLVPAMHSLHAALVQLGLDSYVHISTANSLGVLQNSYPPSFGSFRPELANLLLPFLQFLAETNSPFWINAYPYFAYKGDPDGVPLDYVLLNPNQGMVDPYTKLHYDNMLYAQVDAVIFAMSRMGYGGLEVRVSETGWPSKGDPDEIGANVENARAHNRNLLLRQMRNQGTPLRPDRRLEVYLFALFNEDMKPGPTSERNYGLYQPDGTMAYNVGLGKLTSAASVNLISSATRETGKELGSSWYWIFLFSLTFPALMRRAI is encoded by the exons atgCCTGCATCAATCTTTTCCAGATCAAGGATGATTCCTATCTTCCTTCTGTTTAATCTTTTCTACTCAG AATTTGGCTTCCTTCAGCTTGGTTCAACTCTGGGCATCAACTATGGTCAAGTAGCCAACAATCTACCACCTCCAGAGCAGGTGGTTACCCTCTTGAATTCCCTCAGTATCACCAAGACAAGGATCTACGACACCAACCCGCAAGTTCTAACCGCATTTGCAAACTCTGGGATCGATCTCGTTGTGACCGTACCAAATGAAGTAGTTCCCCAAGTCACCGATCCCCAACAAGCCCTGCAGTGGGTCATGACCAACATCAAGCCTTACTTCCCTGCCACAAGAATCTCCGGGATCGCAGTAGGCAACGAGGTTTTCACAAGCGACGACACGGCCCTCGCGTCAAACCTCGTCCCCGCGATGCATAGCCTCCATGCAGCCCTTGTTCAGCTCGGCCTCGACTCCTACGTTCACATTTCGACTGCAAACTCGCTAGGCGTGCTTCAGAACTCCTACCCTCCGTCATTCGGGTCATTCCGTCCAGAACTTGCCAACCTACTGCTGCCATTCCTTCAGTTCTTGGCAGAGACCAACTCACCATTTTGGATCAATGCATACCCATACTTTGCCTACAAGGGTGACCCAGATGGAGTTCCTCTAGATTACGTTCTGCTTAACCCTAACCAAGGGATGGTGGACCCTTACACAAAGCTACACTATGACAACATGCTCTATGCCCAAGTCGATGCAGTGATCTTCGCCATGTCTCGGATGGGTTATGGTGGTCTGGAGGTCAGGGTGTCGGAGACGGGGTGGCCTTCCAAGGGGGACCCGGATGAGATTGGTGCCAACGTCGAGAATGCTAGGGCTCACAATAGGAACTTGTTGCTGAGGCAAATGAGGAACCAAGGAACTCCCTTGAGGCCCGATCGGAGGTTGGAGGTCTACTTGTTCGCATTGTTTAACGAGGACATGAAGCCCGGACCGACGTCGGAGAGGAACTACGGGCTGTACCAGCCCGATGGGACCATGGCCTACAACGTAGGACTTGGTAAACTGACGTCTGCTGCGTCGGTGAACCTCATTTCATCTGCTACTCGG GAGACCGGGAAGGAACTTGGCAGCTCGTGGTACTGGATTTTCTTATTCTCATTGACTTTCCCAGCTTTAATGAGGAGAGCAATCTAA